The Planctomycetaceae bacterium genome segment GCACATTTGGGCGGCGTGGCAACAGGTTTTGTTTTCTGGCTTTATACTCGGCCAAAAAATAAGGCTTCAGAACATTCTGAAGCCTTGTAATGGAGATGATGGGAATCGAACCCATATTTCCGCGATGCGACCGCGGTGTGCTCCCGTTACACCACATCCCCTATACGAGAAAATTCGAAATCCTAATATCTAAATCCGAAACTACAGTTGCCATTTTTCATAGCATACAATTTTTTCGACACTCTCGCGAGGTCTGTGCACTTCCTTATCGGTCGGGTAACCGACAGGCATAATTTCAATTATTTCCACTCGGTCGGGAATGCCGAGAATGGGTTTAAGTTTTTCTGGATAAAACGAGCCAATCCAGCAGCTCGCCAGTCCTTCGGCCGTAGCCGCCAGCGCGATATGCTCCATAGCGATAGCGACATCTATCGACGCAATCGCCAGACCGCACCGCATTTTATAATCACTGTTGCTGCATCCGACAATAATCGCCGGTGCCGTGGCGATAAACATCTGCTCATTGGCCGCCATAGCGAC includes the following:
- a CDS encoding nitroreductase family protein translates to MDLYEAIKKRYACRSYASKPVEKDKLDRIIEAARLAPSAKNLQDWRFVVVTDEKLRKEVAMAANEQMFIATAPAIIVGCSNSDYKMRCGLAIASIDVAIAMEHIALAATAEGLASCWIGSFYPEKLKPILGIPDRVEIIEIMPVGYPTDKEVHRPRESVEKIVCYEKWQL